From Toxorhynchites rutilus septentrionalis strain SRP chromosome 2, ASM2978413v1, whole genome shotgun sequence, a single genomic window includes:
- the LOC129767709 gene encoding calmodulin-beta-like: protein MSAHDLTEEQERQFRQMFEKFDKDGNGSITTSELGLITRALGMNPSQAEIEQMIHEVDMDGSGTIELNEFLLLMARKLRQESSEDELRQAFKIFDKNGDGFLTVDELSAVMQNFGERLSDDELADLLEEADVDGDGKINYEEFVVMLMK, encoded by the coding sequence ATGTCCGCCCACGACCTGACTGAAGAACAGGAACGCCAGTTCCGACAAATGTTCGAAAAGTTCGACAAGGACGGCAATGGTTCGATCACAACCTCGGAGCTGGGGCTGATCACACGGGCACTGGGGATGAACCCATCCCAGGCGGAAATCGAGCAAATGATCCACGAGGTCGATATGGACGGCAGTGGGACGATTGAACTGAACGAGTTCCTGCTGCTGATGGCACGCAAGCTCCGGCAGGAATCTTCTGAGGATGAGCTGCGACAGGCGTTTAAAATATTCGACAAAAACGGTGATGGATTTTTGACGGTGGACGAACTGTCAGCGGTGATGCAAAACTTTGGCGAGCGACTGTCCGACGACGAGCTGGCGGATCTGCTGGAAGAAGCCGATGTGGATGGTGACGGGAAGATCAATTACGAAGAGTTTGTGGTTATGTTGATGAAGTGA